In the Commensalibacter nepenthis genome, GCTTCTGCCGAGGCGCAAATTGCTTCGATATCCGATGATATTGCGTATCACAGCCATGATCTGGATGATGGGTTAAGAGCGGGTTTGCTGCGATTTGATGATTTAAAAGATTTGCCTATTGTTGGACAAGCTCTATACGAAGCACAACAAGTGATCCAAGAAAGTCCTGCAACAGAGCATCAACATAAACGGTTGCGTCACGAGATGATAAGGCGTGTTATCAATATATTAGTCAGTGATTTAAAACAACAAACCGCTTTGAATCTGAAGGCGTTACAGCCTAAAAATCCAGATGATATTCGGTATGCGAAAACAGGTATTGTGCAATTTAGTCCCGAGATTGGCCACGCTAATCGAGAGATTCGTCAATTTTTATATAAAAATCTATATTATCATTGGCGTGTTAAACGAATGAGTCGTAAAGGAAAATTATTGGTCAAAGAATTATTTGAAATTTTATCGACTAACATGGATTTATTGCCAACAGAATGGCATTCTCGTTTAGAGAAAGCCGAGAAAAGCAAACAAAAATCAGGCGCATTTCGTGTTGTGGCGGATTATATTGCTGGCATGACAGATCGTTACGCGATGGAGGAATACCAACGTTTAACGGATTTGGCAGTCTTGGCTTAAGATTTTTTCTGGGATAAATGAAAAGATAGAATGGCTTTTTTGATAAGGGTTATGTAAATAAGAAGGGATAGATTCCTTGCTTTTGAGAAAGATAGTTTTTAGATGAATAATCATAATCTGTACGTTTTTTTCCGCCAGTATGTTTTGGAAGCCTTGCGGAAAACCGTGCCTGATTTACCAGAAGAATTATTGGAACGGGTTGAATTAACCCCCACCAAAGATCCTGTACATGGGGATATGGCGACGAATGCCGCATTGATTATTGCCAAGGCGGTAAAACGCCGTCCGCAAGAATTAGCACTAGAGTTAGCAGATTATTTAAGGACAATTGACGGTATAGAGCATGCCGAGCCCGCAGGGCCAGGGTTTGTTAATTTAAAGATTACGGCCTCTGTTTTCCAAAAACTGATTTCAACTATTTTACAAACAGGTGAGTCTTTTGGTGCCAGTACTATTGGTCAAGGCATTGCTGTGAACGTGGAATATGTTTCCGCAAATCCAACAGGACCAATGCATGTCGGACATTGTCGAGGGGCTGTTGTTGGCGATGTTTTGGCGAATTTGATGGCTAAGGCTGGATTTGATGTCACCAAAGAATATTATATTAATGATGCAGGCACTCAAGTGGTGGCTTTGGTATGGGCAGCGTATTGGCGTTATTTACAAGCACTCGGTCAAGATTTATCTGCCGAAGCATTTGAAGAGAAATATAAATCTCATATGGCGAGTGGTCTACAATATCAAGGCGATTACTTGGTACCTGTTGGACAACGCTTGGCGAAAGAGCACGGGGATGTTTTACTAGAAGGCACGAATGCACAACCCGTTCCAGCATGGTTTGATATTGTGCGTAAATGTGTTTTAACCGAAATGATGACCAACATTCGTGAAGATTTGAATGCGTTGGGTGTTCATCAAGAGGTGTTTATATCAGAACGGTCTATTTTGGACTCTGGTAAAGCAGAAAATGCTTTAAATCGTCTTAAGGACAAAGGATTGCTTTATACAGGTGTGTTGGAACCTCCCAAAGGCAAAGTGATCGAAGATTGGGAACAACGTCCTCAGACTTTGTTTAAGTCAACCGAATATGGCGATGATGTGGATCGTCCTTTACGCAAATCCGATGGGACTGCAACTTATTTTGCGAATGATATTGGCTATCATTATGACAAAATAGAACGGGGTGCAAAAATCCTGATTGATATTTGGGGCGCAGATCATGGGGGTTATGTGCCACGTATGCGTGCAGCAATCAAAGCCCTGACCGATCAAAACCCAGTTGATTTCGAAGTGGTTTTGTGTCAGATCGTGCGTGTTGTGCGTAATGGCGAAGTGGTTAAAATGTCTAAACGGGCAGGGACATTCGTAACATTACGAGATTTGATTGACGAAGTCGGCAAAGACGCAGTACGCTTTACAATGCTGACGCGTAAATCTGATGCACAGATGAATTTTGATTTGGAACAGGTTATTGCACAAACGCGTGATAATCCTGTATTTTATGTACAATATGCTCATGCAAGGTGCCGTTCTGTATTACGTTCTGCTGCCGAAGCAATGGGTGTGGATGCAGTTCAACCAACCAAGTTGGCTCAACAGGAGCTTACCATGTTAAAAAGTGATGCAGAGTTAAATCTAATGCGTCGTTTGGCACAATGGTCTCGTATTGTTGAAAGTGCCGCTTTGACTAGAGAGCCACATCGAATTGCATATTATTTAACAGAAGTTGCATCAGATTTTCATGCGTTATGGAATGCTGGGCGTGATGATGCTACACTCCGTTTTATTCAAGAAGATGACTTATCAGGAACGATGGCTCGGTTGGCGTTAGTAGAGGCCACGGCTTGTATCATTCGTTCTGCAATGATGATTTTAGGTGTCGAACCAGTAGAGGAAATGAGATGATAGATCCAAATTCACCAGACCCTTCAAAAAGAAAATCATTTTTTGATGAAGATACGTTGGATGAAGGGGGAAATATTCGTCCTCCTCATCCAGAGCAACGGGTTTATAATGATCGTGAGCGAATGGCTTCACGCTATCATGATGACGAAGAAGAGGATCTTGGAGATCAGGAGTATGATCGTCGCAAATCGCCTCGACTTGGTTTTATGAATTCTTTTGGTGGTGGAAATGGCGGTGGGGAGACAACACGTCGCCTAACTTATGCTGCTGGTGGCATTGGTGCTTTACTGGTTGTATTTATTGGTGGGTGGATGTTCTTTAAATCATCCAACTCTGGCATCCCTGTATTTGAACCCCCAGCGGAAGTGGCTAAGGTTAAACCCGCTAATTCTGGTAATGTAGAAACCATTGGCATGGGCGTGGGTGAGAATGGTTTAAATGGGAATGTCTCTAATGGAAATACACCCAATAGCCAACCAGGTTTGGCTTCTGGTCCAGAGCAAGCCAATCCGCAAGCATTGGCAGAGCAATTTAATCATCCTCCAGCAGTCAAACCACCCCCAGTATCACATCATACGCCGACACCTTCTGTAACACCTAAAACGGAAACAGAAAACAATGTTGCCGTAGAAACAACACCCCCTAAACATGTAGTGCATCCAAAGCATCAACAGCCTCATCGTGTGAAAGAAAACAAAGAGAGCAAAGCACCAGAATCTAAGAAAGCCATCAAAAAACCAGAAGCCCATCAATCTGCATCGGGTAGTTTTGGATTACAATTAGCGTCGCTAAAGTCTCAGGAAGCTGTACAAAAACAATGGCAAGTCTTAAAGAAAAAGGTACCTGAGGTTTTAGGTAAATATTCTCCATCCATTCAAAAAGCAGAAGTTGGTGGCAATACAGTCTATCGTTTACGGGTTAAAGGATTGGCTTCCAAAGCACAAGTGAATAGCGTTTGTGGTCAGTTAAAAGCAAAAGGCGTTGCTTGTACGATTGCCTATTAATGATGTAACCTTTTAATGTCAGAATTAATTGATATTGGGTTGGAACAAGGGGTTCAGGAAACTGAATCCTTTGTTGTGCATTTGGATGGATTTGAAGGGCCATTGGATTTGTTGTTGCAACTGGCTCGTACGCAAAAAGTTGACTTGGCGAAAATCTCTATCTTACAACTCGTAGAGCAATATTTAGAAATTATTGAATCCGCACGTAAAATCCGTTTGGAACTTGCGGCGGATTGGCTTGTGATGGCGGCATGGTTGGCGTGGCTGAAATCTTGTTTGTTATTGCCTGAAAAGCCTATTGATGGTGAGGAAACTGAACAAGCAGTTGATATACTGCAAGAACGTTTAGAAGAATTAGAACGGATTAACAAAATTGCTCGATGGATGAATGATCGCCCTTTGTTGGGCAGTGAAGTGTTTACACGTGGGTTTTACGAGAATCATACCGAGATTGATTCTTCTGGTGTTGTGTTAGATATTTCGCGCTTTATGAATG is a window encoding:
- a CDS encoding deoxyguanosinetriphosphate triphosphohydrolase, with amino-acid sequence MDLAVYAVQEATAKGRVYPEMESSSGRTPWQRDRDRVIHSTGFRVLQYKTQVFVNHEGDFFRTRLTHSLEVAQIARSIARSLQLNEDLTECLALAHDLGHPPFGHAGEHALQEGMKDYNGFSHNDQSLRQVTRLEQRYVQFDGLNLTWESLEGLAKHNGPVSNPDPYLKAYNQFYPMELSSYASAEAQIASISDDIAYHSHDLDDGLRAGLLRFDDLKDLPIVGQALYEAQQVIQESPATEHQHKRLRHEMIRRVINILVSDLKQQTALNLKALQPKNPDDIRYAKTGIVQFSPEIGHANREIRQFLYKNLYYHWRVKRMSRKGKLLVKELFEILSTNMDLLPTEWHSRLEKAEKSKQKSGAFRVVADYIAGMTDRYAMEEYQRLTDLAVLA
- the argS gene encoding arginine--tRNA ligase, producing the protein MNNHNLYVFFRQYVLEALRKTVPDLPEELLERVELTPTKDPVHGDMATNAALIIAKAVKRRPQELALELADYLRTIDGIEHAEPAGPGFVNLKITASVFQKLISTILQTGESFGASTIGQGIAVNVEYVSANPTGPMHVGHCRGAVVGDVLANLMAKAGFDVTKEYYINDAGTQVVALVWAAYWRYLQALGQDLSAEAFEEKYKSHMASGLQYQGDYLVPVGQRLAKEHGDVLLEGTNAQPVPAWFDIVRKCVLTEMMTNIREDLNALGVHQEVFISERSILDSGKAENALNRLKDKGLLYTGVLEPPKGKVIEDWEQRPQTLFKSTEYGDDVDRPLRKSDGTATYFANDIGYHYDKIERGAKILIDIWGADHGGYVPRMRAAIKALTDQNPVDFEVVLCQIVRVVRNGEVVKMSKRAGTFVTLRDLIDEVGKDAVRFTMLTRKSDAQMNFDLEQVIAQTRDNPVFYVQYAHARCRSVLRSAAEAMGVDAVQPTKLAQQELTMLKSDAELNLMRRLAQWSRIVESAALTREPHRIAYYLTEVASDFHALWNAGRDDATLRFIQEDDLSGTMARLALVEATACIIRSAMMILGVEPVEEMR
- a CDS encoding SPOR domain-containing protein; its protein translation is MIDPNSPDPSKRKSFFDEDTLDEGGNIRPPHPEQRVYNDRERMASRYHDDEEEDLGDQEYDRRKSPRLGFMNSFGGGNGGGETTRRLTYAAGGIGALLVVFIGGWMFFKSSNSGIPVFEPPAEVAKVKPANSGNVETIGMGVGENGLNGNVSNGNTPNSQPGLASGPEQANPQALAEQFNHPPAVKPPPVSHHTPTPSVTPKTETENNVAVETTPPKHVVHPKHQQPHRVKENKESKAPESKKAIKKPEAHQSASGSFGLQLASLKSQEAVQKQWQVLKKKVPEVLGKYSPSIQKAEVGGNTVYRLRVKGLASKAQVNSVCGQLKAKGVACTIAY
- a CDS encoding segregation and condensation protein A yields the protein MSELIDIGLEQGVQETESFVVHLDGFEGPLDLLLQLARTQKVDLAKISILQLVEQYLEIIESARKIRLELAADWLVMAAWLAWLKSCLLLPEKPIDGEETEQAVDILQERLEELERINKIARWMNDRPLLGSEVFTRGFYENHTEIDSSGVVLDISRFMNAFVTVARRKSKKKSWRIRSFNFWTVRDALSRLRRLLGQNDVLGWHVLDAFLPSYQSLQEPGVTHDMISRRVKAAWSGTLLAGLELAKDGQIQLNQQEQFGRIQLKKADEMMMSESERKQ